The genome window GCTGGGGCTGGACCGCGCCGGCCCGAACGACCGCTGGCACCAGCGCGACCATTGGCAGTCCGCCACCGCGCTGGGTATCCCGGTGCGCGATCTGGTGCTGCGCGATCCGGAGGAGCAGAAGCAGGTCGGCCGCGCCAACAAGACCATCGGCCTGCGCGATTGCCGCAATGTGCGGGTGGCCGGCCTGACCATCCTGCAGGCGGGTCATTTCGCGCTGATCGCGCATGGCTGTTCCAACCTGACGGCCGACGGCCTGACCATCGACACCGACCGCGACGGCATCGACATCGATTGCTGCCGCGGCGTGCGGGTGGTCAATTGCACGGTCAATTCGCCCAAGGACGATGCCATCGTGCTGAAAAGCAGCGGCGCGCTGGGCCGGCCTGTCATCACGGAGGATGTGCTGGTCGCCAATTGCCGCACCAGCGGGTTCCTGATGGGCAGCGTGCTGGACGGCACCTACCGCCCGACCGATTACGGGCGCGGCCCCTTCGGCCGGATCAAGATGGGGACCGAGACGATCGGCGGATACCGCAATATCCGCATCGCCGATTGCGTGATGAACACGACGCGCGGCATCCTGGTCGGCATCGTCGATGGCGGCACGATGGAGGATGTGTCGATCAGCGGCATCGTGATGCACGATCCGGTCAACCATCCGCTGTTCATCCATCTGGGCGCCCGCCAGCGCGCGCCGCGCGGCACCCCGGTGGGCACCATCCGGCGGGTGCGCTTTTCCGACATCCTCGTCTCCGGCGCGGATGGCCGGTACCCGTGCGGGGTGGAGGGGCTGAACGAAAGTCCGATAGAGGATGCGAGCTTCAGCAATATCGACGTGACCAGCACCGGCGGCGGCACGGAACAGGATGCATCGCTGGTGCCTGAATACCGGCACGAGACCAGCCTGGAGGTCAATTACCTGAGGACGATGCCCGCCGCCGGCTTCTACGCCCGCAACGCCCGGCGGCTGACCCTGCGCGATTCCGTGTTTCGCACGCAGGCGCCCGATGCGCGGCCCACCGTGTGGCTGTCCCGCGTGGCGGGCGGGATCGTCGATGGCGTCGCTTCATCGTCGCCCGCCGAGGGCGCCGTAAGCACGCGGGACAGCACCGATGTCGCGATCGGGGACCTGCCGGTGATCGCCCGCGACGTGGTGGCCTGACGCTCCATAAAAAGGACGCCCGGTCGAGTGACCGGGCGCCTTATGAAGTCGGGGTGGGGAAACGGAGTCGGCGAGCAGGGAGAGAAACTGCCGATCGAAACCACCGGGGCCGATCTTACAACCTGTCAGATAGCTGTAAAGCTGTTTATTCGTGTGATGGGTCGATCCAGCCGATATCGCCGGCGAAGAAGCTCGCCAGCGTCCATTGCTGCGCCTCCTGGTCGGTCAATTGGTGCGACCTGGGGTCCCGCGTCTCGGGCGATGCGCCCGGCCCGGTCGAACGATGCTCCGCATACCAGGCGGTGTCGAGCGTGCGGGAGCGGTCCGGATACCATTCGCGCCACCCGGCGGGCGCGATCGGCGCGTCCATCCGGGTGTTCAGCCACACGACGCGGGCATAGGGCCGCCATGCCCGCCCCAGCCATACGCCATCGGGCGCGGACTCGGCGGTCAGCCGGCAATCGCTGAACACGAAGGCGCTGTCCTCCTCCGGCCCGTTCCGGCTCTGCGCGGTGTAGAAGATGTTCGACCGTGCCACCCCGTGCAGCTCGCACCGCTGGAAATAGGCCTTGGCATTGCCGAACACGAAATCGACATGCCCTTCGATATAGCAGTCGCGGAAGACGTGGCGGCTGACCTGGTTGGGCGGCTGCGACAG of Croceibacterium sp. TMG7-5b_MA50 contains these proteins:
- a CDS encoding glycosyl hydrolase family 28-related protein → MNPTHPDRRTALGLLGASGALFAGGDALAALPATGAFEDVRAHGARGDGTTVDSPAINRAIAAVAARGGGTVLVPPGRYLSFSIRLVDNITLYVAAGATIIAASPDTHGANYDPPENYLEEQFQDFGITHVHNSLIYADGASNIALLGEGMLHGLGLDRAGPNDRWHQRDHWQSATALGIPVRDLVLRDPEEQKQVGRANKTIGLRDCRNVRVAGLTILQAGHFALIAHGCSNLTADGLTIDTDRDGIDIDCCRGVRVVNCTVNSPKDDAIVLKSSGALGRPVITEDVLVANCRTSGFLMGSVLDGTYRPTDYGRGPFGRIKMGTETIGGYRNIRIADCVMNTTRGILVGIVDGGTMEDVSISGIVMHDPVNHPLFIHLGARQRAPRGTPVGTIRRVRFSDILVSGADGRYPCGVEGLNESPIEDASFSNIDVTSTGGGTEQDASLVPEYRHETSLEVNYLRTMPAAGFYARNARRLTLRDSVFRTQAPDARPTVWLSRVAGGIVDGVASSSPAEGAVSTRDSTDVAIGDLPVIARDVVA
- a CDS encoding pectinesterase family protein, with amino-acid sequence MMRHLLLAVLLALSAAPASAETVRVAPQEQGAHRTIAAAIDALPPFGGEVRIAPGTYREKLWISKPNVHLVGEGAGPEGVVLVYGDSSVNVGNTYATPSVYAAADGFRADNLTIANDWGTRPGEENSQAVALAISGDKAVLTRVRILGRQDTLYLSQPPNQVSRHVFRDCYIEGHVDFVFGNAKAYFQRCELHGVARSNIFYTAQSRNGPEEDSAFVFSDCRLTAESAPDGVWLGRAWRPYARVVWLNTRMDAPIAPAGWREWYPDRSRTLDTAWYAEHRSTGPGASPETRDPRSHQLTDQEAQQWTLASFFAGDIGWIDPSHE